The following are encoded together in the Bacteroidota bacterium genome:
- a CDS encoding EamA family transporter, with protein sequence MKKLLNNRIILAFAAIYVIWGSTFLGIRIAIETIPPFLMAGIRHLTAGLILYPWSRARGAARPTAIEWRSTAIIGVALLCVSNGTVTWSEQRLPSGIAALIVATIPMWIALLAWAGSKGVRPNRGTIAGLVMGFAGIVLLIGPDRILGHGKIDLAAATALIFAGAFWAKGSLFSRTAKLPSSQLQAAGMEMLAGGAALLILSGVTGELSHFDPSTVSLRSWLALSYLTVGGSIVGFTAYAWLFRATTPSRVATYAYVNPVIAILLGWGFAGEELDAHVFVAAGVIVLAVVLIITAQQKGSYRLLFRKAADKPVAAEHLPTTTGIQS encoded by the coding sequence GTGAAGAAACTCCTGAACAACAGGATCATACTCGCGTTCGCAGCGATCTATGTCATCTGGGGCTCGACGTTTCTCGGCATCCGTATCGCGATCGAGACGATACCGCCGTTCCTCATGGCGGGAATCCGGCACCTGACGGCGGGGCTCATTCTTTATCCCTGGTCCAGGGCGCGGGGCGCCGCCAGACCCACGGCGATCGAATGGAGATCGACCGCAATCATCGGTGTGGCGCTCCTTTGCGTCAGTAACGGCACGGTCACATGGTCTGAGCAGCGCCTCCCCTCCGGGATCGCCGCGCTGATTGTCGCCACGATACCGATGTGGATTGCGCTCCTGGCGTGGGCCGGGTCGAAGGGCGTGCGCCCGAACCGGGGGACGATCGCAGGGCTCGTCATGGGGTTCGCCGGCATCGTGCTGCTCATCGGCCCGGACCGGATCCTCGGTCACGGGAAGATAGATCTCGCGGCCGCGACAGCGCTCATTTTTGCCGGAGCTTTTTGGGCGAAGGGGTCGCTGTTCTCACGCACGGCAAAGCTTCCTTCTTCGCAGCTCCAGGCCGCCGGCATGGAAATGCTCGCGGGGGGTGCAGCGCTTCTCATTCTCAGCGGCGTGACAGGGGAATTGTCTCATTTCGATCCTTCCACTGTCTCGCTCCGGTCGTGGCTTGCTCTTTCGTATCTCACCGTTGGCGGCTCCATCGTCGGCTTCACCGCCTACGCGTGGCTCTTCAGGGCTACGACGCCTTCGCGAGTCGCGACTTATGCCTATGTGAACCCGGTCATCGCGATTCTGCTCGGGTGGGGGTTTGCAGGCGAGGAGTTGGACGCTCACGTGTTTGTCGCCGCGGGCGTGATCGTCCTTGCGGTGGTCCTCATCATCACCGCGCAGCAGAAAGGGAGTTACAGGTTGCTCTTCCGAAAAGCAGCGGACAAACCCGTGG